Proteins from one Selenomonadales bacterium genomic window:
- the ftsE gene encoding cell division ATP-binding protein FtsE — MALISLIDVSKRYPGGRETALCGVNMTIENGEFVFLVGQSGAGKSTLLRLLFREYLPTNGVITYRGRNLARLSGGELLRYRRKIGMVFQDFRLLKQKTVFENVAFALEVVGQSPEAIRKAVPEALAEVGLLDRAQAFPAELSGGEQQRVGIARAMVRKPQLILADEPTGNVDPDNAWQLMELFAAINRAGTTVVIATHASDIVDRLQRRVVQLEKGRVVRDIKRGGYGSEH; from the coding sequence TTGGCCTTGATTAGCCTAATCGACGTAAGCAAGCGCTATCCCGGAGGCAGAGAGACCGCGCTCTGTGGCGTTAACATGACGATTGAAAATGGGGAGTTCGTGTTCCTCGTAGGCCAGAGCGGCGCTGGCAAGAGCACACTTTTGCGCTTGCTGTTTCGCGAGTACCTGCCGACGAACGGCGTCATAACCTATCGTGGGCGAAATCTCGCGCGCTTAAGCGGGGGAGAGCTGCTGCGCTACCGGCGCAAGATTGGCATGGTGTTTCAGGACTTTCGCCTCCTTAAGCAAAAGACCGTCTTTGAAAACGTCGCCTTTGCTCTGGAAGTAGTCGGCCAGTCGCCGGAGGCTATACGGAAAGCAGTGCCGGAAGCGCTCGCGGAGGTAGGGCTGCTTGACCGTGCGCAGGCCTTTCCGGCGGAGCTCTCGGGTGGCGAGCAACAGCGCGTAGGCATTGCGCGGGCTATGGTGCGCAAGCCCCAGCTAATACTAGCCGATGAGCCTACCGGCAACGTCGACCCAGACAACGCCTGGCAACTGATGGAGCTGTTTGCCGCCATCAACCGAGCCGGTACTACCGTAGTTATTGCCACCCATGCCTCAGATATAGTAGACCGCCTGCAGAGGCGCGTTGTGCAGCTCGAGAAGGGACGGGTCGTGCGCGATATAAAACGAGGGGGTTACGGAAGTGAACATTAA
- the ftsX gene encoding permease-like cell division protein FtsX has protein sequence MNINSLRYSLRQGVVSLRRNALLVLVTTSMVAVSLAILGGFMLLSANVRQMVRTIETNVEIAVFARMDADVNALRAKLNQVPGVSEIVFVPRAQGLRELGQSLGDPELFQVFTAQNNPLPDVFRLRVQAADQVSSVADAIRAINGVDAVDYGEELITQLLAFTRWVSGLLVATSALLGLGAIFLVIAIIRLSVIARQEEIGVMKYLGASNGFIRLPFVFEGTVMGFCGALLASFALWALYGSLVGSLGEMALPLLLTPVTGVVQLGSVFGTMLVLGTLVGALGSLLAVRKYLRH, from the coding sequence GTGAACATTAACTCCTTGCGCTACAGCCTCAGGCAGGGCGTGGTGTCGCTACGGCGGAACGCCCTGTTGGTACTGGTCACTACCAGCATGGTTGCCGTTTCGCTCGCTATTCTCGGGGGGTTTATGCTGCTTTCGGCTAACGTGCGCCAGATGGTGCGTACGATTGAAACCAATGTAGAGATAGCCGTATTTGCCCGCATGGATGCGGACGTTAACGCGCTTAGGGCAAAACTCAACCAAGTGCCGGGTGTAAGCGAGATAGTCTTTGTCCCGCGTGCCCAAGGGCTGCGGGAGCTCGGGCAGTCGCTAGGCGACCCGGAGCTGTTCCAAGTGTTTACAGCACAGAACAACCCGCTGCCGGATGTCTTTAGACTCCGCGTACAAGCGGCAGACCAAGTTAGCTCCGTAGCCGACGCTATCCGCGCCATCAACGGAGTAGACGCGGTTGATTACGGCGAGGAGCTTATAACGCAGCTTCTGGCATTTACGCGTTGGGTGAGTGGATTGCTTGTGGCCACTAGTGCGCTGCTTGGACTAGGCGCCATCTTCCTCGTGATTGCCATTATTCGCTTGTCGGTGATTGCGCGGCAAGAGGAAATCGGCGTAATGAAGTACCTTGGTGCCAGCAACGGCTTTATCCGGCTTCCCTTTGTGTTCGAAGGCACGGTGATGGGTTTTTGCGGCGCGCTGCTCGCGAGCTTTGCCCTGTGGGCACTTTACGGCTCTCTGGTCGGTAGCCTCGGCGAAATGGCCTTGCCGCTATTACTTACCCCTGTCACAGGTGTGGTACAGCTCGGCTCCGTCTTTGGCACGATGCTTGTCCTAGGTACGCTAGTTGGCGCGTTGGGGAGCCTTTTGGCTGTCCGCAAATACCTGCGCCACTAG